The nucleotide sequence CAGACGGAAGAAGGTCGTGTCGTGGTGCAGCGCACCGTGCTGATCTATGACCGAGAGGCCAATCCGCATGTGGTCAATCAGCGCTTCCTGAAAGACGGTGACCACTACCGCGTCCTGCCGGATTCATTGTCCGAAACAGAAGTCGCGATTGGTGAAGCCCTCTGCGCCGCTGAGGGAAGCCACTACGTGACCCACCTCAGCGACGTGCGTATTTCGCCTGGCACCGTGCAGGCACTGCTCTGTGAGTATGACCGGCCGTAGCAGAGCGGCACTCAAAGATACTTTTTCAACACCCTGTCAGTACCGCTCCACGCCCTGCGCCGTGCCCAGCAACACCACGTCCGCCGGCCGCAGCGCGAACAGCCCGTTGGTGACCACGCCGGTAATGTTGTTGAGCTGTTCTTCCAGCTTCAGCGGCCGCGACATATCCAGGTTGTGCACATCGAGGATGATGTTGCCGTTGTCGGTGACAAACCCTTCGCGGTACTTCGGTTGCCCGCCCAGGCCGGCCAGCCGGCGGGCGACGTAGGAGCGCGCCATCGGGATCACTTCCACCGGCAGCGGGAAGGCACCCAGGCGCTCCACGCGCTTGCTGCCATCGGCTATACAGATGAACTGATCGGCCACGGCCGCCACGATCTTCTCGCGCGTCAGTGCGCCGCCGCCGCCCTTGATCATCTCGCGGTGCGGGTTCACCTCGTCGGCGCCGTCCACGTACACCGGCAGTGCATCGACACTGTTCAGCTCCAGCACCTCGATGCCGTGTTGGCGCAGGCGCTCGGCGGTGGCGTCCGAACTGGCCACGGCGCCACGGATGCGATCCTTCAGGGTGGCGAGGGCATCAATGAAGTAGTTGGCGGTACTGCCGGTGCCGACGCCGACCACGGTGCCGGGTTCGATATAGGCCAGCGCGGCAACTGCTGCGGCCTTCTTCATAGCGTTCTGGTCCATGATGCGTCCTGTGCTGTGCAAACCGGGGCAGGCAGTATAACAAGCAGCCTCAATGCTGGCTCGCGGCACTGCCGGGGCTGGCGGGAGCGTGGACGCTGACGCGGCGCCCCCGTACCATTGTCGCTTTCCGCCTGCCAACCGCTGCTGACTGAGTCCCCGATGCCTGACCGTTACGTCAAGAAGATCCTCCAGGCCCGCGTCTACGACGTGGCCATCGAGAGCCCGCTGGA is from Isoalcanivorax pacificus W11-5 and encodes:
- the rpiA gene encoding ribose-5-phosphate isomerase RpiA → MDQNAMKKAAAVAALAYIEPGTVVGVGTGSTANYFIDALATLKDRIRGAVASSDATAERLRQHGIEVLELNSVDALPVYVDGADEVNPHREMIKGGGGALTREKIVAAVADQFICIADGSKRVERLGAFPLPVEVIPMARSYVARRLAGLGGQPKYREGFVTDNGNIILDVHNLDMSRPLKLEEQLNNITGVVTNGLFALRPADVVLLGTAQGVERY